In the genome of Mustelus asterias chromosome 9, sMusAst1.hap1.1, whole genome shotgun sequence, the window GTGAGAATAACCAACCCAGTCGTCGTGAAAAAGTTACCAAAGATAGTTTAATAAACAAAGGAAAAGACAAATATACACCATGAGGACTATCACACAAGACATAAAATATATAAACTACTAAACACACAGTTTATAGagaaattaccccttgttccaaaatattTATATGTGATCCCTAAACTCTTTCAGACTATCATGTTCCCAAACAATATCCAAATTAATTAAATGTATCCGTCAAATCCAGTTTTTAGTTACCACGCAATACAAGCAGACGATCGAATCTGGGAAATGCCTTTTCCAGTGTAGGTATTTAATGTGACTTTATGAAGGTTTCTGCATTATCTTAACTCTAAGACTTCTTAGATGTTAAAATGGCCTCTCCAGCTCTTAAATGTTACATTGCCTTCTTGGTTGTGAAATGTTAAACTAGCCTCTCAGCTGTGAGATGTTGAACTGACCTGCCTGCTTCTGCAGGTGCTGGCAATTATACCCTGGTTCCTCTGTGATTTTCCCCTCTGTAAATTTGGACTGTTGGCATCTCTCACATTCCGTGATTTTCAAAATTAGCATCTGTATACCTCCATTGACTTAGTTGTCAAGGTAAGCTGATTCCTGATGATGGTTATTTATACCTGACTTTGCCTGCTAATGTCATGtggtgatactgtgcctttaagaaatgtatttgtatcatgtttcttgttaaggggtatgtttaaaattcagctgtttttCAGGGTGCCAATTTGTCTAGGACAAACCTTTAAATTAGTAGTTGGGAGAACAAGGTAAGTACTCTTTTTAGAACTTGATTATTTGTTTAAGCAgggctaatggatttttgtttacttAGGTTCCCTCTAGGGTTTCAGTgtagttttgattaggttgagtgACAGACAGTAGtctggttaatgggaggagctaagcttacaggtaCAGATTAGtttaattttcattttaaaatacaagttgttgctgcCTGGGCTGCCAGAAGAAAGCACTGTCTTGCTGTCCCTTTCTCCAATGGCTTTCTGAAAGGTTACCAGATTTGGAGCTAAGTTAAAgaaagtatgcctgtgttttgctcaCTAATCATAAAGAGAGATTTCAGTCTATGAGagaatattgcttgattggaattcatagtgataggttagcagtcCAGAATTGTATCttatgtttaaatattgttcatttGTTAAAAGCCAAGCTTATTCATGTTATAATTAaattgtgttattaaataaagtttgtttagttgaaagtttcctagtttgtcagtagaatcgagcctggagtgaaacatcttatcctcacactaatgcaaaAATAAGAAATTGTTGGGCTTAGTCTGGCTTCAGAATATACCTTGGAATTTTCTAATGGGAAAGGTTGATTCTCATCATTCCCTTTGAATGTTGGCTACTGCTGTCGCTAGACAGATCCATGACGcatccctccctttttaaaaatgaaatgtcaACTTGAAAGTTGTTTAATTTCTCAAACCTTTGCCTGCTAATTCTATTGCAGTAAACTTTAcaaaattgggtggcacagtggttagcactgctgcctcacagcgccagggacccgggttcgattccagcctcgggtgactgtctctgtggagtttgcatattctccccatgtctgtatgggtttcctccgggtactccggtttcctcccacagtccgaaagacatgtggttggccatgctaaattctccctcagtgtacccgaataggcgccggagtgtggcgactaagggattttcacagtaacttcattgcagtgttattgtaattccacttgtgacaataataaactttaaacataacaATTCAAAAGCATGTATTAACACAGAAGCTACTCCAGAGAATTTacatccaaggttcccgaaagTCTACACCCAGAACAAAGAGTTCTCAAGGATGTTTTCTCTCCCAACCACATGAAAGATTTTTAAGTTGAATGGTTGCAGTAGCATCAGAATAGTCTGGTGTTCCAATCTCAAAATTTCTCCAGAGCTTTTAAAGGGATGGGGTCCGTGTAAATGATTGTCTCAGCTGGATTGCTGGCAACATCAACCTCAAAGTGTTGTAATGCCAGTTCCAGGCTTACAGTTTCTTTCTCAATGGTTGAATACTTCTGGGGATGGTTTAATTTCCTCCAGAAATATCCCAATGGCTTCTCAAGACTTGGTTCATCTTGAAATACCACGGCTCCTACCCCAATGTCACTAGCATCCACCACCGGGTTAAACTGCTTGTCATAACTGAGTACTTCTAACATGGGGTTTGTTGTCAATGCAGTTTTTAAATGGTTGAATGAGGTTTGACAGTCCTCCGTCCAGTTGAAATGCTTGTTCTTCTTTAAGAGCTCTCTAAGTGGTGCTACCACACTGCTGAAGTTTGGCACAAACTTAAGGTAGAATCCACTCGTGCCCAGAAATCTTGAAATCTCTTTTTCTGACGGTAGGTTCCTGGAAGTACCAAATGGCCTGTACTTTTACACCTTGTGGGACCACTGACCATGTCCCACTATGTGTCCTATATACGAAATTTGGGCCTTAGCGGATTTGCTTTTTGCTAAATTCATCACGAGATTGGCTTCTTCTATGTGGTCAAACAGTTCCTTTAGGTGGTGCAGATCCTCTTTCCAACTCTGGCTGAACATCACTAAGTCATCATtacctcaggaagcgtaaaggagaacatgcccctgcctacatcaacggggatgaagtagaaaggtcgagtgcttcaagtttttagttgtccagatcacctggtccctccccatgccgacactatagtaaagaaagccctccaacgcctctattttctcagaagactaaggaaatttgcaccatagaaagcattctttctggttgtatcacagcttggtatggctcatgctctgcccaagaccacaagaaactagaaaaggttgtgaatgtagcccaatccatcacgtaaaccagtctcccatccattgactctgtctacacttcccgctgccttggcaaagcagccagcataatcaaggactccacacaccctggtcattctctcttccacttcttccgtcaggaaaaagatacaaaagtctgaggtcacgtaccaaccgactcaagaacagctttttctttgctgctgtcagacttttcaatggacttacctcgcattaagttgatctttctctacaccctagctatgattgcaacaccacattctgcactctcctttccttctctatgaatggtatgcttggtatagcgtgcaagaaacaatacttttcactgtatgtgctcgaaagaaaaagtaaaataaaatcaaGTAGATCTTGAAACTGAATTAACACAGCAGAGGTACACCCAACCCACTTGTCCCACTTGTCCCTCAGCATAATTAATAGAACACTATTATGTCATGATGGTTCCCTGGTTTGGAATCAGGAGGTTGACACAAGAAAGTCTTTATATAATCTTGATTTTGGAACAAATTGCCAATGATACAGCCAATGCCTTTGTCAGTGATGAGATGGTTGCCATGCGCACCGTGACACTTCAGCATCGAATGGCATTGGACTTTATCTTGGCAGCCAAGGGTGGAACACTTGCCATAATTGCATCAGAGTGTTGCCCATACATACCTGATAATTCAGAATCCATAACCGATCTAGCTGGTCATATTAAAAAAGGGGTGGAAAAACTCAAGCAGGCCCAACCCTTTACTCTTGGGGGCTTCAGACTGGCTAGGCTCCCTGGGAACATCAATCATGTAAGGGATTGTGTTCTTTTTTATTGTGGTCCTAGCATTAGTAGTAATTGTGCACCTGCTCAAATACTGCTGTGCACAAGTAGTCAGCTCCATATAGGGTGCCAAACTACCATTTGGGATCCGAGAATATTTACTTAAAAACATCCATTTAGTGGCCTAATCTTGGGCTAGCCAAGGGGGGCAATATGTTAGAGGACTTCAAAATACCCTGGGATTTAAAACACTTATAAAGACTATTAGAACAGAGCAGATTAGCTTAGGACAAGAATCATAGACTGCCTTATATGTATTTTATAGAGGTACTGTctgcacagaaacacacacaaccacagtTAGAGAATTTAAGCAAGTATTTTTGAAAGTGTATTATTGAACAGGCATACATCTTGGCTAATGGCACAGGATTCTAAGGCATCATGGGAAACAGGCTAGTAAAGTAAACCACATTCTTTATAACAATACACCCATAGAAACATAGCTCTTATCAGCATGGATATTAGACAGCTCAATGAAGGAGACATCATTGAGCAAGGACATGCTAGTGGTTCCCGACAACTTAATAAATAGGCAGAGTATTAAACCAGATAAGAGTTCTGAAcaggtggccatgggaaagtcaggcagaaaccgtttccatgctgtcagagagtatctgtaattggccaaggtatatgACATTTACTAATGATGCTTGGCTCATGATGAGCCAGAAGGTGGGTAAAGTGTCTTTTGGAAGTTGTATAATTGCATTGCCACTGTGCTGTAACTTCAGAGAAGAGTTGGATTGCCCAGCCCTTCTCTCCCAGCGTGCATTGGTCAATAAAGGAACTTCTTTCACCAGGATACCGTAATCACAAGTCTTTGCCTTGCCTCTGGAAAAAAAACCCACATTAACATtgggcctgtttctctgctcctttctttTACTTAATTTAACTGGAGACTGTTTCTGTTGCTTGTCTTTACCCCTTACCTGGAACCTTCTTTTGAGATCCCCACTCCTCAGACACTTCTTtgatgctttgaaaggttagtcatggcacaaatcaattctggcctcccagaatgcctggatccactacagtttgcaacaggtccacagcagacgccatctctctggccctacgCTTAACCCtgcaacacctggataacaaagacacttatgttagACTCCtaattattgactacagctcagccttcaacaccattattcctacaaaactcatctccaaactccatgacgTGGGGCTTTGcccttccctctgtgactggatccaagacttcctaacccacagactgcaatcagtaaagaaaggcaacaacacctcctccacaataatcctcaacaccggtacccacaaagctgtgtcctcagccccttactatactccttatacacctatgactgtgtggccaaattcccctctaactcgattttctagtttgctgacgacaccactgtagtggggtcagatctcaaacaccaatgagacggagtacaggaatgagatagaggatctggagaactggtgcaacgacaataatctctccctccatatCAGCAAAACAAAGAAGATAGCCATCAACTTCGGGAAGCATAGTGGGGAACacaccctgtctatatcaatcgGAATAAAATGGAAATGATCAAGaatttcaagtttctaagtggcaagatcacctgtcctggtccctccatgctgacgctatagttaagaaacccctccaacgcctctactttctcagaaggctaaggaaagtttgcatgtctgctacaactctcaccaacttttacaaatataccattgaaagcattatttctggttgtatcactggtTGGTATGACTTCTGCTCtatccaaaaccacaagaaagtacaaagggtcatgaacaaagcccagttcaaaccagcctcccatccattgactctgtctacacatcccacaGCCTCGAGAAAGtagccagcatattcaaggaccccacacaccctggacacactctcttccaccttcttccattggaaaatagatacaaaagtctgaggtcacgtaccaatcgactcaagaacagcttcttcccagctgccaccaAACTTTTGAATGTATCTACCtgaaattaagttgatctttctctacaccctagctatgactttaacacgacattctgcaccctctcctttccttctatatgTATATGGTATGCtttagcgcacaggaaacaatacttttcacagtatactaatacatgtgacaataataaatcaaatcaaatcataatgaCTAAAAACTGACTCCCAAGAACTGCTGTTCACTGGCCCTTGAAGTGATGTGCTGACCTATTGGAATACTCTAATGGAGTCCCACCCTTGTCATTAGGCAGGAACAAATGTAACAAACAGTGGAACACCCAATACCTTAAATGTTACAATCTACATATGAGCATAAGAACATACAAGCATATGAActaggtgcagaagtaggccactcagcccctcaaaccttctctgccattcaataagatcatggataatctgattgtaacctcaattcaATAATCCTGCCTACCCCCCGATAACTTTTCATCCCCTCACTTGTCAACAATCTATCTACCTCAGCCTTAAAAAATttgaaagactctgcttccatcactTTTTTCaatcatttatggaatgtgggagctgctggctgaccagcatttatttcccatccttaattgcccttgagaaggtggtgttgagctgccttcttgaattgctgcacttcctgtggcataggtatgcccacagtgctgttaggcggGGAGTtccagggtggtgaatggcttggaggggaacttccaggtggtggtgttcccatgtgtctgctgcccttgtctttctggatggtcgtgggtttggaaggtactgcctaaggaactttggtgaggtcctGCAGATCTACACACTACTGACACTGTTTGTCGTTGGTGGAGggcatgaatgtttgtggatggggtgccaatcaaatgggtttttatgtctGGATGCTATTGACCCTCTTGAATGTATtcggagctgcacacatccaagCAATTGAAAGCTATTCCATCGCAtttctgatttgtgccttgtagatggtgaacagactttggggactcacaaggtgagttacttgctgcaggattcctagtctctgatctgttcttgtaggctggtccagttcagtttctggtcaatgggaagagGAAGATAGCTCCAAagactcaaccctctgagagaaaataaattctcctcagctatcttaaatgggtgaccgctTTTTTAAAATGGTGACCCCCATTTCTAGATTCCACTCtggcaagacccctcaggattttatatgttccaATTAAATcatttcttactcttctaaactccagcagatgcaagcctagcctgtccaagttttCCTCATTAGATAGCTCGCCCATTCTCGGTATTAGTCTTctgtgaactgcttccaatgcatttacatctttccttaaataagaagaccaatactgtgcacagtactcctgatatgatttcaccaatgctctgtataactgaaacatCACCTCCATACTTTATAttaaattcccctcacaataaatgataacagtctattagctttcctaattatttgctgtacttgcataataaccttttgtgattcatgcactaggacacccatcTCCCTCTGTATCCCAGAGCTCTACAATCTCTTGTCATttggataatatgcttcttttttattcttcctgccaaaatggacaatttcacatttgcccacattatactccatttgccagacctttgcccactcactgatccctgtggcacacttaTTACTCCACAGACTACAAGCTTACAtagcacacagacacagaatgaATGGATATAAGTTTCAAAAAAACATATATATAGAGGATAGTGCCCCATTAAGGGGCTGATAATTTGTTTGTtcgttggggtggcacagtggcacagtagttagcactgctatctcacagcgccagggacctaggttcgattctcagcttaggtcactgtctatgtggagttagcacattctccctgtgtctgtgtgggtttactccggatgctccggtttccttccacagtccaaagatgtgcgggttaggtggattggccttggtaaatttccccttagtgtcagggggattagctagcgtaaatgcacagggttatggggatagggcttgggtgggattgtgatcggtgcagactcaatgggctgaatggccttcttctgcattgtaggattctagtttatttattaactagTTTATGTTATTTGTCTACAGAAGAGCATGTACCCTCAGGCTTCTCTATTCCTGCACACCACTTAAAATTGCCATGTTTCATTTATATTCCTTCTCCTTTATATGACTACCAAAATGTAATACCCCACCCCAAAATCTGCAACCTCAACCACTCAGAAGGACAAGGCCAGCCAATGCATGGAAACATCATCACctccaattcccctccaagccacacaccatcctgaccttggCATATATTGGGATCCCTCCATTGTGACCAAGCCAAATTCCTGGAACTTCCCACCTAACAGCATTTTGGAAGCATTGTCATGATacagactgcagtgattcaagagaaAGTCTACTATTACCCTCTCAAGAGTcgctaaggatgggcaatgagtGCCACTCTTGACAGCAATGCCCAAATCTGGGGATGAATTCTTCAAAGTGCATCAGTAATCTGCTATGTCATGAGCTTGTAGATCATAATTCATTGATGATTGCCTGAGGTTTGCTGTCCAAGCTCCCACTATACATTGAATCCTGTTCACATTTTTACATTTGTAACTGTGCAAATGTTAATGTAGTTGATATGACAGCTATTATTAGCAATGCTATGCTGAGCTGGTTGACAGTTCACAGGGTTGGACGGGTATTGGGAATTGAAAGTGACGATATTCCTTGACCTGCATATGTGTATGAGGAAGCAAACTTGGAAAAGGGAGTGGAAAGTGACTGCTTTGTTTCCCAGCTGGAAGAAACTGTCGTATTGGTGGATAGGTGAATACTGATTGAACATAGTGGGGATTTGGTTGGTGAATTTTTCTTATTCCTCTATGGGAGGTTGACattactggcaagaccagcaaaattattatccatccctaattgtttttaagaaggtgatggtgagctttcTTCTTAAACcaatgcagtccttgtggtgtaaaTATAGCTGCAGTACCActggggatggaattccagagtgagggaactgctACCCATATCCTAAtaaggatggtatgtggctttgggtggggggtgaggttggGACTTGCAGATGTTATTGCTCTCGTGCAcctgctatccttgtccttctaggctgcAACGGTCACGGTTTTGGAAAatgtttggtgagttgctgcaatgcatcttgtagatggtacacattgctgccgtggtgcatcagtggtggaggaagtgaatgtttattgtggtgaatggggtgtctatcaagtgggctgctttgccctaaaTGGTGTGgagtttcttgagtgctgttggaactgcactcatccaggcaagtattccatcatactgctgacttgtgctttgtggatggtggacaggatttggggaatcaggaggtgagttacgcagtgcagaattcccagcccctggtctgctcttgtagccacaataattATGCAGCTGGTGCAgttaagtttttggtcaatgataaccACCAGGGTGTTGATGGTGGTGGGATTGAATGAAAGGAATCTAATTACACCCTGAGCCAACGTATTCTTGTGCATGTGTTACATGGTCAAATCCATGAAAAAAAAATCCACGTTGGTGATGACTGCCAACTTAAAGTGAAGAAGACATCCATAATATTAAAAACAATTGTCTCGATAGGGCGTCCTTCACAAATGTTGGTCCCCGCAAAGCATTTGACACCCTCTAAAAAAAATTCTTGAAGCTTGATCACATGAGCAATAGTGGGAAATGTGACAGCCAACTTTTTTTTGCTGTGAGGCGATATACCTAATTAAAAACTATACTGAAGAACTTCAAAAATATTAACATCCTCAAAAGGCTTtgtgtgtaggggggggggggggggggggagaaaaactTTGGTTGTGAAATAGCCAAGCTCGAGACACAAGGTGCACTTTGACCCGCAGAGTTGCTCATGTGTGTTCGGATCTGGGTATGTGCAATGATAACTGGGTGTGTGAAGACGCATGTGATCATTATGCATCCACACATAAtgtgcatactaatacatgtcacgGAAAATACACGGTAGAAGGCTAATTTGTTAAATGGCTGTGTGGAAGTTTTCCAATAGAAGATGCAGCAGGGGAGAAGTGATGAAGGGAAAATATTTAACCATGCCACTTAAAGGTTATATTTTGTgtgctgggggggatggggggggagggtggaagggctaGCCGGCTGTGAAGCTTTGCAATGCCTGGCTGGCTTGAAGTAAGATAAATGAGCGTTAATCGTGTCTCCGATTGGAGTGGACGTGTTGCATATAAGCGTCCTTTGcctttgctgtgtgtgtgtgtgtgcgtgtctgtgggagagggagggatgcgACAGGGGGAGACGCGGCAAGGATTACAAATAGGCTCGCTGCGCAGTCTCGCCTTCAGCCCCCTTTGCAATCCATTCACTCCCAGCAAGGCAGCCGGCAGCAGAGACAGCAGCAGCAACTCCTTGCTAACACCACAgccctacagagagagagagaaaattaaacctccctcccccaaccacacACAGGTAAACCCATCCCTGTCGATACGTGTCTTTTATTTTTTTTGTAGCAGCAGTGGATATTTGGTTAATCTGCTGTTTGGGGGGATTTTTTGTTTTAGGAATCAGAGAGCAATGTTATTGGAATATGTGATGATTGTATTTTATTTTCCACAGGCTCCTCGCTGGTAAATGGTTCAGACGATGGGGTGGATGTCTGGAATGAGAATGGTGCCCGGATAGGGCTGGAtcagaccccctccctcctcctccccactctGGATGCTTTTATTGTCTCCAGCATCCAGCTACAtctctggagggagggggggcggtgggagagggggggggggggggaggaagagagtgTGGATTAATTGATGTGATTGTAACTCCCTCCATCATGATACTTCGCCACCGTGGCTGAGTGAGGCTTGTTCCtggataacccccccccccccccaactcccccttccCCATTGACTGTATCTATGGCGAATTACAGCCATGCAGCCAGCGGCAGCAGCGACAACCTCTTGCAAAGCGTCTCCCCGCTGGCCACCTTCTTCAAGCTGACCTCGCTGGGCTTCATCatcggggtgggcgtgctggGCAACCTGCTCATCTCCTTCCTGCTGGTCAAAGACAAGACGCTGCACCGGGCCCCTTACTACTTCTTGCTGGACCTGTGCTCCTCGGACATCATCCGCTCGGCCGCCTGCTTCCCCTTCGTCTTCCTGTCGGTGAAGAACGGCTCGTCGTGGCCGTACGGCTCGCTGAGCTGCAAGGTGGTGGCCTTCGTGGGGGTGCTGTCCTGCTTCCACGCCGTCTTCATGCTCTTCTGTGTCAGCGTGACCCGCTACATCGCAATCGCCCACCACCGCTTCTACTCCAAGCGGCTGACTTTCTGGACGTGCCTGGCGGTCATCTGCATGGTGTGGACGCTCTCGGTGGCCATGGCCTTCCCGCCCGTCTTCGACGTGGGCACCTACACCTTCATCCGGGAGGAGGAGCAGTGCATCTTCGAGCACCGCTACTTCAAAGTCAACGACTCGCTGGGCTTCATGCTGATGTTCGCCGTGATCGTGCTCGCCACCCACCTGGTCTACCTGAAGCTCCTCTTCTTCGTCTACGACCGCCGCAAGATGAAGCCGGTGCAGCTGGTGCCGGCCGTCAGCCAGAACTGGACCTTCCACGGGCCGGGAGCcaccggccaagcggccgccaaCTGGATCGCCGGCTTCGGCCGCGGGCCCACGCCGCCCACCCTGCTGGGCATCCGCCAGAACCCGCCGGGGCAGGGCATCCGCCGGCGGCTGCTGGTCATGGACGAGTTCAAGACGGAGAAGAGGATCGGCAGGATGTTCTACCTGATCACCTTCTTCTTCGTGGCTCTGTGGTGCCCGTACCTGGTGGCTTGTTACTGGCGTGTCTTTGTCAAGGGTCCCGCTGTCCCCCGCGGCTACCTGACCGCCGCTGTCTGGATGACTTTTGCCCAGGCTGGTGTCAACCCGTTCCTCTGCATCTTCTCCAACCGGGAGCTAAGACGCTGTTTCAGCACCAACATCCTTTACTGTCGGAAATCTAGGCTACCCAGGGAACCTTACTGTGTTATATGAACatctcttgctgtgtgtgtgtgtgtgcgtgtgtgtggttttttttggagATTCAATGGACTGGAAATTAATCAGGCAACAGACACAACAGTAAATTGCCATGGTCTGCAGGAGAAAGGATGGATCGACCCTCCGCAGAATGGTCCTTAATTTATCTCTGCTCCTCTTGTTTTAACGTCAAAGGTATTTTCAATACAATTTACCTAAGGGAAATAATACTATTACCATATTGTTTTACATCTGCCTTTTGTTTTCCAAGTAACCCATGCAGGAATCATAGACTGCAACCTTAGAATATATATTGAGAGCATTAGACTCCTTTTGTACTTATAAAAACAAATAGAAATTTTTTGAATCCATTGATTAACACCAGACAAAACATGTTTACATTTTGTTTTTGACTTAATCGAAAGTGGCAGAATGCATTATGTCAATTAAGTGATGGGGCATGCATGTTTGGACATGTACAAGTCAGTCCTTTCAACTTTCCCTTGAATCCCACATTGGATCCTGGTTTATTCAAACTTGGTCTGtgtacagtattttgttttcaccCTGAATAAGTATTTATTTCTACTGCCATAGTC includes:
- the gpr85 gene encoding putative G protein-coupled receptor 85; translation: MANYSHAASGSSDNLLQSVSPLATFFKLTSLGFIIGVGVLGNLLISFLLVKDKTLHRAPYYFLLDLCSSDIIRSAACFPFVFLSVKNGSSWPYGSLSCKVVAFVGVLSCFHAVFMLFCVSVTRYIAIAHHRFYSKRLTFWTCLAVICMVWTLSVAMAFPPVFDVGTYTFIREEEQCIFEHRYFKVNDSLGFMLMFAVIVLATHLVYLKLLFFVYDRRKMKPVQLVPAVSQNWTFHGPGATGQAAANWIAGFGRGPTPPTLLGIRQNPPGQGIRRRLLVMDEFKTEKRIGRMFYLITFFFVALWCPYLVACYWRVFVKGPAVPRGYLTAAVWMTFAQAGVNPFLCIFSNRELRRCFSTNILYCRKSRLPREPYCVI